A single region of the Rhodococcus sp. W8901 genome encodes:
- a CDS encoding alpha/beta hydrolase gives MSTLPDPPEPVLETAAKELADATSPHPRIYEVPPEQGRKILADLQSGDGVDRPEVEDEWVDVHAGPHGRVRTRILRPAGASGDLPVVIYIHGAGWVFGDENTHDRLVRELAVGAGAAVVFPVYDRAPEAKYPVQIEQNYAVACWVAQQGREHRLDTSRMAVCGDSVGGNMATVLALMAADRGDVALSAQVLLYPVTDANFETASYLQFADGYYLTRDGMKWFWDQYLPDPAQRGDIYASPLQGSPQRLAEMPTTLVITDEADVLRDEGEAYAAKLRAAGVDVTAVRVAGMVHDFLMLDSLRDCRATVVARELAIAALRKALSG, from the coding sequence ATGTCCACACTGCCCGATCCGCCCGAACCCGTACTGGAGACCGCCGCAAAGGAACTGGCGGACGCGACCTCACCGCATCCCCGCATCTACGAGGTTCCACCCGAGCAGGGACGCAAGATCCTCGCCGACCTGCAGAGCGGCGACGGGGTGGACCGGCCGGAAGTCGAGGACGAGTGGGTGGACGTCCACGCCGGACCGCACGGCCGCGTGCGGACCCGGATCCTCCGCCCGGCCGGCGCGTCCGGCGATCTGCCCGTCGTGATCTACATCCACGGCGCCGGCTGGGTCTTCGGCGACGAGAACACGCACGACCGACTGGTTCGGGAACTGGCCGTCGGTGCGGGCGCCGCGGTGGTGTTCCCGGTCTACGACCGGGCGCCGGAAGCGAAGTACCCCGTCCAGATCGAACAGAACTACGCCGTGGCCTGCTGGGTCGCGCAGCAGGGCCGCGAGCATCGCCTGGACACCTCCCGGATGGCCGTGTGCGGTGACTCCGTCGGCGGCAACATGGCGACCGTGCTGGCGTTGATGGCGGCCGACCGCGGCGACGTGGCGCTGTCCGCGCAGGTCCTGCTGTACCCGGTGACCGACGCGAACTTCGAGACCGCGTCGTACCTGCAGTTCGCGGACGGCTACTACCTCACGCGAGACGGCATGAAGTGGTTCTGGGACCAGTACCTCCCCGACCCGGCGCAGCGCGGTGACATCTACGCCTCACCGCTGCAGGGAAGCCCACAGCGGCTCGCCGAGATGCCGACCACGCTGGTGATCACCGACGAGGCCGACGTCCTGCGCGACGAGGGCGAGGCCTACGCCGCGAAGCTGCGCGCGGCGGGCGTGGACGTCACTGCGGTCCGCGTCGCCGGCATGGTCCACGACTTCCTCATGCTCGACAGCCTCCGCGACTGCAGGGCCACCGTCGTCGCCCGCGAACTGGCGATCGCGGCGCTGCGAAAGGCGCTGTCCGGGTAG
- a CDS encoding YqgE/AlgH family protein: MAHSEEPEDRTAPAQPAVRPGSLLVSSTDLAEPTFRRTVVYVIEHNDAGSLGVVLNRPSDTSVQEVLPQWTALAAKPQALYIGGPVTRDAALCLATLRTGADITGIPGLRRIDGRVVMVDLDADPEPIAPVIEGLRIFAGYAGWTLGQLDAEIEHDDWIVLSALASDVISPPRADVWGQVLRRQPLPLALLATHPIDIELN, encoded by the coding sequence GTGGCGCACTCGGAGGAACCTGAGGACCGCACGGCCCCGGCACAGCCGGCGGTGCGGCCGGGCAGCCTGCTGGTGTCGTCGACGGACCTCGCCGAGCCGACGTTCCGGCGGACCGTCGTCTACGTGATCGAACACAACGACGCCGGCAGTCTCGGCGTCGTCCTCAACCGGCCCAGCGACACCTCCGTGCAGGAGGTGCTGCCGCAGTGGACCGCTCTCGCCGCCAAACCGCAGGCGCTGTACATCGGCGGGCCCGTCACTCGTGACGCCGCGCTGTGCCTGGCGACGCTGCGGACGGGCGCCGACATCACCGGCATCCCGGGACTGCGCCGGATCGATGGCCGGGTCGTGATGGTCGACCTCGATGCCGACCCCGAGCCCATCGCTCCGGTGATCGAGGGCCTGCGGATCTTCGCCGGTTACGCCGGCTGGACGCTCGGGCAGCTCGACGCCGAGATCGAACACGACGACTGGATCGTGTTGTCGGCGTTGGCGTCCGATGTGATCAGTCCGCCCCGCGCCGACGTCTGGGGTCAGGTGCTGCGTCGGCAGCCACTCCCCCTCGCGCTCCTCGCGACGCACCCCATCGACATCGAGCTGAACTGA
- a CDS encoding YgaP family membrane protein: protein MALPKHSGWTVERIVPLLGGSVVGTSLLLGRTHSPKWRGLTAFASANLVLYGIVGWCPMSLLLQKLGVPRGASCSVPAPGTVAQPDPDAA, encoded by the coding sequence ATGGCACTGCCGAAGCATTCCGGTTGGACCGTCGAACGCATCGTCCCGCTGCTGGGTGGATCCGTGGTGGGCACGAGCCTGCTGCTCGGCCGCACGCACTCGCCCAAGTGGCGGGGTCTGACGGCGTTCGCGTCCGCGAATCTGGTGCTCTACGGGATCGTCGGCTGGTGCCCGATGAGCCTGCTGCTGCAGAAGCTTGGTGTGCCGCGCGGTGCGTCCTGCTCGGTGCCCGCGCCGGGGACGGTCGCGCAGCCCGATCCCGACGCGGCGTAA
- a CDS encoding rhodanese-like domain-containing protein yields MGIFRKSYGTVDASRAQTLVEEGAVLLDVRSRPEWDAGHVPGATHLPLHEVIDDGIDVVAGRPVVVICRSGGRSANAARQLARAGAETYLVRGGIDAWRRAGLAITTPD; encoded by the coding sequence AAGTCGTACGGAACGGTCGACGCGAGCAGGGCGCAGACCCTCGTCGAGGAGGGCGCGGTCCTGTTGGACGTGCGATCGCGTCCGGAGTGGGACGCCGGCCACGTGCCGGGTGCCACCCACCTGCCGCTGCACGAGGTGATCGACGACGGCATCGACGTGGTCGCGGGTCGACCCGTCGTCGTGATCTGCCGTTCCGGCGGACGATCGGCGAACGCGGCGCGTCAGCTGGCCCGGGCGGGCGCCGAGACCTACCTGGTGCGCGGCGGCATCGACGCCTGGCGCCGCGCCGGCCTCGCGATCACCACTCCGGACTGA